A genomic segment from Aegilops tauschii subsp. strangulata cultivar AL8/78 chromosome 1, Aet v6.0, whole genome shotgun sequence encodes:
- the LOC109781829 gene encoding uncharacterized protein, giving the protein MRTALSPSHVLHFTGPAHHRYSSNIKSTTPQATSPHVPIPPEAGGGWLWHASTTAGGHAPKPLKAAAVSDAPCTHHAMLPALRHRLRLPLAHLCRRLSSSSSSSGEGAAPVAPADAAAKAREAHAARMEAYKKVQEFDWSSGADWKTAANILFTVPPKRKEFGLDFHLVQLFFVCMPSLAVYLVAQYARSEIKRMEAEAEVKRKKIEEVEKQKQLEADSVKEDADSKLATVLVRLDTLEGVVKEIAEEKLRSPALTKEESLKKGETSSPDKASASKSDGSDSQLASVKIKDTKDATNAPPDATQQDTKRDRGKANGESNS; this is encoded by the exons ATGAGAACAGCACTTTCACCTTCCCATGTTCTGCACTTcaccggcccagcccaccaccgaTACTCGTCCAATATCAAGTCCACCACCCCACAGGCCACAAGCCCACACGTCCCGATACCCCCCGAAGCTGGCGGCGGCTGGCTGTGGCACGCGAGCACCACGGCCGGCGGCCATGCCCCAAAGCCCCTGAAGGCCGCCGCCGTCTCCGACGCGCCCTGCACCCACCACGCGATGCTTCCGGCGCTGAGGCATCGTCTCCGCCTCCCCCTCGCCCACCTCTGCCGCCGCctctcctcgtcctcgtcctcttcCGGCGAGGGAGCTGCCCCCGTCGCCCCCGCGGACGCCGCGGCGAAGGCGCGGGAGGCGCATGCGGCGCGGATGGAGGCGTACAAGAAAGTGCAGGAGTTCGACTGGTCCAGCGGCGCTGATTGGAAGACGGCCGCCAACATCCTCTTCACGGTGCCCCCCAAGCGCAAGGAGTTCGG GCTTGACTTCCACCTTGTACAGCTCTTCTTTGTTTGCATGCCCTCACTAG CTGTCTATTTGGTAGCCCAGTATGCGCGAAGTGAGATCAAAAGGATGGAAGCG GAAGCAGAagtaaaaaggaaaaaaatcgaGGAAGTAGAGAAACAGAAACAACTTGAAGCCGACTCTGTTAAGGAGGATGCCGATTCGAAGCTGGCAACGGTTTTAGTCAGGTTAGATACATTAGAGGGTGTCGTTAAGGAAATTGCAGAGGAAAAATTGAGAAGTCCTGCCCTTACGAAAGAGGAATCTCTGAAGAAAGGTGAGACATCATCTCCTGATAAGGCCTCTGCTTCAAAAAGCGATGGAAGTGATAGTCAGCTAGCATCAGTCAAGATTAAGGACACCAAGGATGCTACTAATGCTCCGCCAGATGCGACACAGCAGGACACTAAACGGGACAGAGGCAAGGCAAATGGTGAGTCAAATAGTTGA
- the LOC109781828 gene encoding probable protein phosphatase 2C 71 → MAELPLAGGLLDLRPGKLSPKPPPPPLPMPCRRTPPRSQVAAAVASPCRAVPELHSTTELADGSVVFHFAHPPVKDRPEPTASGPGADAPASPRPELRVEEPNPHTVADAGEISLASSEEPEQAVGSGVGVEAEAGFASGRTVPPADCQLDTDGNGVELGALEEGETVEAGMTGPAGLEDADADGGASSEGSDTGVDAESRGDDQGATESGVTIPPATGEVRNKVNREKNTSEVKSSDRTVPVASSTLLLTSGAAILPHPSKAATGGEDAYFIEHNGWFGVADGVGQWSFEGINAGLYARELMDGCKKVIAESEGGSELSPEQVLSKAAAEARSPGSSTVLVAHFDGQLLHVSNIGDSGFLVIRNGEVHAKSKPMVYGFNFPHQIEKGVDPLTLVENYTIDIEEGDVIIAATDGLFDNVYEQEAAAMISKSLQADLKPAEMAEHLAARAHEVGRSGAGRSPFSDSAVAAGYLGFSGGKLDDTAVVVSIVRRSEA, encoded by the exons ATGGCGGAGCTGCCGCTCGCGGGGGGCTTGCTGGACCTGCGCCCCGGCAAGCTCTCCCCGAAGCCCCCGCCCCCGCCGCTGCCCATGCCCTGCCGCCGGACCCCGCCGCGCTCCCAGGTCGCCGCGGCCGTGGCATCGCCGTGCCgcgccgtccccgagctccacTCCACCACCG AGCTGGCGGACGGGAGCGTCGTGTTCCACTTCGCGCACCCGCCTGTCAAAGACCGCCCGGAGCCCACGGCGTCCGGTCCCGGCGCGGATGCCCCGGCCTCGCCGCGGCCGGAGCTGCGCGTCGAGGAGCCGAATCCACACACGGTGGCTGACGCCGGTGAGATTTCGCTGGCCTCGTCGGAGGAGCCTGAACAGGCCGTCGGCTCCGGCGTCGGTGTTGAAGCGGAGGCCGGGTTCGCTAGTGGAAGGACGGTCCCTCCGGCCGATTGCCAGCTCGATACTGACGGCAATGGAGTTGAGCTTGGTGCCTTGGAGGAGGGTGAGACTGTAGAGGCGGGCATGACGGGGCCTGCTGGTTTGGAGGATGCAGATGCGGATGGGGGGGCTTCGTCGGAAGGCTCTGACACTGGCGTGGATGCAGAGTCTAGAGGCGACGACCAAGGGGCCACGGAATCCGGAGTTACCATCCCACCAGCAACG GGAGAAGTTCGCAACAAGGTGAATCGGGAAAAGAACACTTCAGAAGTGAAGAGTTCTGATAG gacggTTCCAGTAGCCTCGTCAACGCTTTTGTTGACTTCGGGTGCTGCAATCTTGCCTCATCCTTCAAAG GCAGCGACAGGCGGAGAAGATGCTTATTTTATTGAACACAATGGTTGGTTTGGTGTGGCAGATGGAGTTGGTCAGTGGTCATTTGAAG GAATCAACGCAGGGCTTTATGCAAGAGAGCTAATGGATGGCTGTAAAAAAGTAATTGCGGAAAGTGAAGGAGGCTCTGAGCTTTCACCCGAGCAAGTTCTCTCCAAGGCTGCAGCAGAAGCAAGGTCTCCTGGTTCTTCGACTGTCTTAGTTGCTCACTTTGATGGCCAG CTCCTTCATGTATCAAATATCGGAGACTCGGGGTTTCTGGTGATAAGGAATGGAGAAGTACACGCAAAATCAAAACCAATGGTTTATGGCTTCAATTTTCCACATCAAATTGAGAAAGGGGTTGATCCCTTAACCCTTGTAGAG AATTATACCATTGACATAGAGGAAGGCGATGTCATTATAGCAGCGACCGATGGCCTTTTCGACAACGTCTACGAGCAAGAAGCGGCAGCCATGATCTCGAAATCTTTGCAGGCAGATCTAAAACCAGCG GAGATGGCCGAGCACCTTGCTGCCAGGGCACATGAGGTAGGGAGGTCTGGAGCAGGGAGAAGCCCATTTTCAGACTCTGCCGTCGCAGCGGGTTACCTAGGTTTCAGCGGGGGGAAACTGGACGACACAGCCGTCGTTGTGTCGATCGTCAGGAGATCTGAAGCTTAA